The Radiobacillus deserti genomic interval CTTCGTCTATGGAAACCGGCTGGATATACGGAGTGACGTCTGAAAGGATTTTAAAAATTTCTTTGGAGGCTCTTCGGTATCGGTCAAAATTGGGTCGCATCACTATTAGGTCAGGACACAGCTTACGGGCCTCCCATAGTGGCATCGTCGTTTTAACACCTTTTTTACGTGCTTCATAACTACTCGTTACCACAATTCCACGACGTTCTTCGGGGTTCCCTGCAATCGCTAGAGGTTTGCCTTTTAACGATGGATCGTACGCCGCTTCAACCGATGCATAGAAGCTGTTCATGTCGACGTGAAAAATGACTCGCCCACTTTTTGGATACCACTTTGACAACCTGATCGCCTCCTTTCTAGAACACTAGTTCCTACTAGTATAGCATACATCCCTTATATAGGTCTGATATAAGATCTTCTATAACTAGAAAGAAAGCTAACCTCAATGAACTTTTGAGTCAGCTTTCTTTAGCATCTAGTATTTCATCCATCTTGTTTATTGTCCTCTCCATGGACGAAGGATGATTCGGATGAGTTCTTCAGATTTACAGAGTTAGTTAGGATTTCTGAACTTCTTGTGTAATCGCGACAATCAATTCAGCCATTTTCACTAATTCTGATATTGGCATTTTTTCATTCGTTGTATGAATCTCTTCATAACCGACTGCAAGGTTAACCGTTGGAATGCCGTGGCCAGCAATGACATTTGCATCACTTCCTCCACCACTTTTTAGCAGTTGGCTTTCCCTTCCGATTTTCTTAGCCGCCTTTTGAGCGGTTTGTACGACGAGATCCTCTGGTCCGCGTTTATACCCTGGGTACATGACCTTAATATCAAGATCAACAGAGCCTCCCATTTCTTCAGCTGCTTCCTCAAACGCTCGTTTCATTTTCTCCACTTGCGCTTCCATTTTTGAAGTTTCTAAGGAACGTGCTTCTGCAAGGATTTCCACGTAATCACATACAATATTTGTTTGTGATCCACCTTCGAACCTACCGATGTTTGCCGTAGTTTCGTCATCAATTCTACCTAATGGCATTTTTGAAATAGCTTTAGAAGCTATTGTTATAGCGGAGACCCCTTTTTCTGGTGCAACACCGGCATGTGCCGTTTTTCCTTTTACTTTGGCAAGGATTTTTGCTTGGGTTGGAGCCGCGACAATAATATTCCCAACATGACCGTCACTATCTATCGCATACCCATACTTTGCATAAAGTCTGCTGACATCCAATTCTTTTGCCCCAACTAATCCTGACTCTTCCCCTGCAGTTATGACGATTTGAATGTCTCCATGTTCTAGATTTTGTTCTTTAAGCAATCGAATTGCCTCGAGAATGGCAGCAATTCCTGCTTTATCATCTGCTCCCAGTATGGTTGTTCCATCCGTTAATATGTATCCATCCTTTATGGAAGGTTTTATGGAAGTCCCCGGTACGACAGTGTCCATGTGTGATGTGAAATAAATAGAATCCACATCTTTGTTGCCTTTTAATGTACAGATAAGGTTTCCAGCACCATGTCCTGTTTTTTCTTTACTGTTATCTTCATACACATCTAATCCTAATGCTGAAAATTTTTCCTTAAGCACTTCCGCAATTTGTGCCTCGTGTTTCGTTTCAGAGTCTACTTGCACAAGCTCCAAAAATTCTTTTACAATACGATCTTCATTAACTTGAATCATAAACGTTCCTCCTTCATCATTTACGTTAGCGAATCCTTCCCCCTATGTCAATTTACCAACAGAAGATGACTTGTCCAATCGTTATTTTCCATGTACAATAATTTTAGCAACAGGTTGAAGGGGGCGTTTTTTAATG includes:
- a CDS encoding M20/M25/M40 family metallo-hydrolase; its protein translation is MIQVNEDRIVKEFLELVQVDSETKHEAQIAEVLKEKFSALGLDVYEDNSKEKTGHGAGNLICTLKGNKDVDSIYFTSHMDTVVPGTSIKPSIKDGYILTDGTTILGADDKAGIAAILEAIRLLKEQNLEHGDIQIVITAGEESGLVGAKELDVSRLYAKYGYAIDSDGHVGNIIVAAPTQAKILAKVKGKTAHAGVAPEKGVSAITIASKAISKMPLGRIDDETTANIGRFEGGSQTNIVCDYVEILAEARSLETSKMEAQVEKMKRAFEEAAEEMGGSVDLDIKVMYPGYKRGPEDLVVQTAQKAAKKIGRESQLLKSGGGSDANVIAGHGIPTVNLAVGYEEIHTTNEKMPISELVKMAELIVAITQEVQKS